The proteins below come from a single Pichia kudriavzevii chromosome 2, complete sequence genomic window:
- a CDS encoding uncharacterized protein (PKUD0B07320; similar to Saccharomyces cerevisiae YNL006W (LST8); ancestral locus Anc_1.399), whose translation MSVLLVSAGYDHTIRFWEALTGVCSRTIQHSDSQVNRLAITPNKHYLAAAGNPKVHLYDIASTNPLPLHSFEGHTNNVTSVAFQIDTRWLTTSSEDGTVKVWDVRAPSVQRSYRHDAPVNEVVIHPNQGELISADRNGTVKVWDLAENKCTHELTPEPGTPLQSVSCASDGSMVVAGANTGNVYIWSMDSSIEKTTLHPLTKFRAHSKYITKVLLSGDCRHLATCSADHTARVWDMNLSDNSSPLLETTLRSHQRWVWDCAFSADSAYLVTASSDHYVRLWDLASNETVRQYSGHSKGVISVALNDV comes from the coding sequence ATGTCGGTTCTCTTGGTTTCTGCAGGATACGACCACACGATTCGTTTCTGGGAGGCTCTAACGGGAGTATGTTCACGTACCATTCAGCATTCGGATTCCCAGGTAAACAGGTTAGCCATCACGCCGAATAAACACTATCTGGCTGCAGCAGGGAACCCTAAGGTGCATTTGTACGACATTGCCTCCACAAACCCACTCCCCCTGCATTCCTTTGAGGGACACACAAACAACGTCACGTCTGTTGCCTTCCAAATCGATACTAGATGGTTGACCACCTCCAGTGAGGACGGCACCGTGAAGGTCTGGGACGTGCGTGCCCCCTCTGTACAGAGAAGCTATAGGCACGATGCCCCCGTCAACGAGGTGGTTATACATCCCAACCAGGGTGAACTGATTTCCGCTGATCGAAACGGTACAGTGAAAGTCTGGGATCTAGCAGAGAACAAATGTACACATGAACTCACACCAGAACCTGGAACACCATTGCAATCTGTCTCTTGTGCTTCAGATGGTTCAATGGTTGTTGCCGGAGCCAATACGGGGAATGTCTATATATGGTCGAtggattcttcaattgagaaaacaacCCTTCATCCATTGACGAAATTTAGAGCCCATTCTAAATATATTACAAAAGTCCTCTTATCTGGTGATTGTAGACATTTAGCTACTTGTTCGGCAGATCATACTGCCCGTGTTTGGGATATGAATCTATCGGATAATTCCTCCCCGCTTCTCGAAACAACATTGCGTTCTCACCAGCGTTGGGTTTGGGATTGCGCCTTTAGCGCAGATTCCGCCTATTTGGTAACCGCCTCATCGGATCATTATGTACGCCTTTGGGATTTGGCTAGTAACGAAACAGTCAGACAGTACAGTGGTCATAGTAAGGGCGTTATATCTGTTGCTCTGAATGATGTCTAA
- a CDS encoding uncharacterized protein (PKUD0B07330; similar to Saccharomyces cerevisiae YNL007C (SIS1); ancestral locus Anc_1.398) → MVRETGLYDLLGVQPSASDADIKKAYRKMALKYHPDKPTGDTEKFKQVSEAFQILSDKEKREVYDQYGLEAARGNAPAGNPFGGAGGGGGGAGGNPFGGNGTFRFSTNGGGGHAFSQDDAFNIFNQFGGFEDLFGGSMGGGMGGGMGGGMGGGMPGGMGGMGGMGSGMGGRGGGASSARRREPEVVDLKVPVSLEELYNGGVKKLKINRKGPSGSNEAKMIEINIKPGWKAGTKITYPNEGDYKDGQRQTLRLILSEKPHSTFTRDDNDLKTVVRLTFKESLLGFRRELTTMSGRKLHLQRTTPTRPGSTESFPGQGMPIAKQPGAHGNLIVEYAVDYPSVLTPAQKAAIEGSF, encoded by the coding sequence ATGGTCAGAGAAACAGGACTTTATGATCTATTGGGTGTTCAGCCCAGCGCATCGGATGCAGACATCAAGAAGGCATACAGAAAGATGGCCTTGAAATATCATCCAGACAAGCCAACAGGAGACACGGAAAAGTTTAAGCAGGTCTCTGAGGCGTTTCAGATTTTGTCAGACAAGGAGAAGAGAGAAGTTTACGACCAGTACGGGTTAGAAGCTGCCCGGGGGAATGCTCCAGCAGGGAATCCGTTTGGCGGAGCTGGCGGCGGTGGTGGTGGAGCCGGCGGCAATCCATTCGGAGGGAACGGAACATTCAGGTTCAGTACTAATGGCGGTGGCGGCCATGCCTTCTCTCAGGACGATGcattcaacattttcaaccaGTTTGGAGGATTTGAAGATCTCTTTGGAGGCAGTATGGGTGGAGGCATGGGTGGAGGCATGGGTGGAGGCATGGGTGGAGGCATGCCAGGCGGTATGGGAGGCATGGGAGGCATGGGAAGTGGCATGGGCGGCAGAGGCGGAGGAGCGTCGTCTGCACGCCGCCGGGAGCctgaagttgttgatttgaaggTGCCCGTGTCTCTGGAGGAGCTGTACAATGGCGGagtgaagaagttgaagatcAACAGAAAGGGTCCTAGTGGGTCCAACGAGGCCAAGATGATTGAGATCAACATCAAGCCCGGATGGAAGGCTGGCACGAAAATCACGTACCCTAATGAGGGTGATTACAAGGACGGCCAAAGACAGACATTACGTTTAATTCTCTCTGAGAAGCCACACTCCACATTCACGAGAGATGACAACGACCTCAAGACTGTTGTGCGTCTCACGTTCAAGGAGTCACTTTTAGGGTTCCGCAGAGAGTTGACCACTATGAGCGGACGGAAACTACACTTGCAGAGAACCACTCCAACTAGACCGGGATCCACAGAATCTTTCCCCGGCCAAGGTATGCCAATTGCCAAACAGCCAGGTGCCCATGGCAACCTTATAGTTGAGTATGCCGTGGACTATCCTTCGGTGCTAACTCCTGCACAGAAGGCTGCTATTGAAGGCAGTTTCTAG
- a CDS encoding uncharacterized protein (PKUD0B07340; similar to Saccharomyces cerevisiae YCR009C (RVS161); ancestral locus Anc_1.424) has translation MGICKPPLFLVWGVKRHRTLYQQSPETRTMSWEGFKKAIHRTTGAVLVKAADKVTDKEYDIEERRYRVLEKAGTELQKATKGYLDSLRAVTASQVSMGETINNLYEDARNMGGVNVGGMYLQAVTDFDTETVKQLDGPFRETVLDPIIKFSSYFGEINEAIKKRAHKKQDYEQAKAKVRRLIDKPAKDASKLPRAERELALAKDVFDDLNNQLKTEIPQLIDLRVPYFDPSFEALVKIQLRFCTEGYARLAQVQQYLEPQMRDDYANGALDVRIDQMLEEMRRLNICSLGIK, from the coding sequence ATGGGTATTTGTAAGCCGCCACTTTTCCTTGTTTGGGGTGTGAAGAGACACAGAACACTATATCAGCAAAGCCCAGAAACAAGGACAATGTCTTGGGAAGGGTTCAAGAAGGCGATCCACCGGACGACGGGGGCAGTGTTGGTGAAGGCTGCCGACAAGGTGACTGACAAGGAGTACGACATTGAGGAGAGAAGGTATCGGGTTCTAGAGAAGGCTGGGACGGAGCTACAGAAGGCGACCAAGGGGTACTTGGATTCCCTACGTGCGGTCACGGCGTCGCAGGTGAGCATGGGCGAGaccatcaacaacttgTACGAGGATGCGAGAAACATGGGCGGAGTGAATGTAGGAGGCATGTACCTTCAAGCCGTGACTGATTTCGACACGGAAACTGTTAAGCAGTTGGACGGTCCCTTCAGAGAGACTGTTTTGGATCCAATCATCAAGTTCTCGTCGtattttggagaaatcaatgaGGCAATTAAGAAGCGTGCACACAAGAAGCAAGATTATGAACAAGCCAAGGCCAAGGTGCGTCGACTCATTGACAAGCCTGCCAAGGACGCAAGTAAGTTGCCACGTGCCGAGAGAGAGTTGGCGCTTGCTAAGGATGTCTTTGACGACTTGAACAACCAGTTGAAGACAGAGATTCCGCAGCTGATTGATTTGCGTGTTCCCTACTTTGACCCATCCTTTGAGGCCTTGGTGAAGATCCAGCTACGGTTCTGTACGGAAGGGTATGCCCGTTTGGCACAGGTGCAGCAGTACTTGGAACCGCAAATGAGAGACGACTATGCCAATGGTGCTCTCGATGTACGGATCGACCAGATGTTGGAAGAAATGAGACGCTTGAACATCTGCAGCTTGGGTATAAAATGA
- a CDS encoding uncharacterized protein (PKUD0B07350; similar to Saccharomyces cerevisiae YLR175W (CBF5); ancestral locus Anc_1.397), producing the protein MSDYMIKPSNEAPTNDASSWPLLLKNYDQLLVRSSHYTPIPAGCSPLKRPIDQYVRSGIINLDKPSNPSSHEVVAWIKRILRVEKTGHSGTLDPKVTGCLIVCVDRATRLVKSQQGAGKEYVCIVRLHSALDDEKKMGRALENLTGALFQRPPLISAVKRQLRVRTIYDSKLFEFDNDRGLGVFWASCEAGTYMRTLCVHLGMLLSVGGHMQELRRVRSGALSENDNLVTLHDVLDAQFLYDNSRDESYLRKIIMPLETLLTSYKRIVVKDSTVNAICYGAKLMIPGLLRYEKGIELYDEVVIMTTKGEAIAIGIAQMSTVDLTTCDHGVVATVKRCIMERDTYPRRWGMGPIAMKKKQMKTEGKLDKYGRANENTPESWKKDYVSHEDVKAPEVPADKLVVPEVQKAKSSLFDDKKDQVKEEKKDEVKEEKKEKKDKKEKKDKKEKKDKKDKKDKKRKAEDSDEKSDKKKKKKSKD; encoded by the coding sequence ATGTCTGACTACATGATCAAGCCTTCCAACGAGGCGCCTACAAATGATGCCTCATCTTGGCCGCTACTTTTAAAGAATTACGACCAACTTTTAGTTAGATCTTCCCATTATACTCCAATTCCAGCTGGTTGCTCACCATTGAAGAGACCGATTGACCAATATGTCCGTTCCGGTATTATCAACTTGGACAAGCCATCCAATCCTTCATCCCATGAGGTTGTTGCTTGGATTAAGAGAATTTTAagagttgaaaaaacagGTCATTCCGGTACTTTGGATCCAAAAGTCACTGGTTGTTTGATTGTCTGTGTTGACAGGGCCACTAGGCTAGTCAAGTCCCAACAAGGTGCTGGTAAGGAGTATGTTTGTATTGTTAGATTACACAGCGCCTTGGATGATGAGAAGAAGATGGGCAGAGCCTTGGAAAATTTAACTGGTGCTTTATTCCAGAGACCTCCTTTAATTTCTGCCGTTAAGAGACAGTTGAGAGTCCGTACAATTTATGACTCTAAactttttgagtttgataaCGATAGAGGACTGGGTGTCTTTTGGGCCTCTTGTGAAGCAGGTACCTATATGAGAACCTTGTGTGTCCATTTGGGTATGTTGTTATCCGTTGGTGGCCATATGCAAGAATTAAGAAGAGTCAGGTCTGGTGCCCTGTCTGAAAATGACAACCTGGTGACTTTACATGATGTTTTGGATGCGCAATTTCTCTATGATAACTCTAGAGACGAATCTTACCTACGTAAAATCATCATGCCATTAGAGACCTTATTGACAAGTTATAAGAGGATAGTCGTCAAGGATTCTACTGTCAATGCAATCTGTTATGGTGCCAAGTTGATGATTCCGGGATTATTAAGATACGAGAAGGGAATCGAATTAtatgatgaagttgttaTTATGACCACCAAGGGTGAGGCCATTGCAATTGGTATTGCGCAAATGTCTACTGTTGATTTGACCACCTGTGACCATGGTGTTGTTGCCACTGTCAAGAGATGTATTATGGAGAGAGACACTTATCCAAGAAGATGGGGTATGGGTCCAATtgcaatgaagaagaagcagatGAAGACCGAGGGTAAATTGGACAAGTATGGACGTGCTAACGAAAACACTCCTGAATCGTGGAAGAAGGATTACGTGAGTCATGAAGATGTCAAGGCTCCAGAGGTTCCTGCGGACAAGTTGGTTGTACCAGAGGTGCAGAAGGCCAAGAGTTCCTTATTTGACGACAAGAAGGACCAAGTTaaggaggagaagaaggacGAAGTcaaggaggaaaagaaggagaagaaggacaagaaggaaaagaaggacaagaaggaaaagaaggacaagaaggacaagaaggacaagaagagaaagGCCGAAGACTCTGACGAGAAGTCtgacaagaagaagaagaagaagtctAAGGACTAA
- a CDS encoding uncharacterized protein (PKUD0B07355): MEYTFINTTRTLKPITPPPSPHRRQGNPLPMSFMEFLALCPRGTHSLATLFKRFLYTLDIVECPPPLAMSNSIAANMSISLSIRGTRHKLVAQITLSSPEKPERSTHRLIRRKIQETFSHSTHLRLPSSWTISALTIKHYSFDP, from the coding sequence ATGGAGTACACCTTCATTAACACCACCAGGACACTCAAACCAATCACACCGCCACCGTCCCCCCATAGAAGACAGGGCAATCCTCTCCCCATGTCGTTTATGGAGTTTCTGGCCTTGTGTCCAAGGGGGACACACTCTCTCGCAACATTATTTAAACGTTTCCTCTACACTCTGGACATTGTCGAGTGTCCACCGCCATTGGCAATGTCCAACTCAATTGCAGCAAATATGTCCATCTCCCTCTCCATTAGAGGCACGCGGCATAAACTCGTTGCACAAATCACCCTCTCCTCCCCCGAGAAGCCAGAGAGATCTACCCACAGACTAATCAGAAGGAAAATACAAGAAACGTTCTCCCACTCAACACATTTGCGTCTACCAAGCTCATGGACAATCTCTGCTCTAACTATTAAACATTATTCATTTGATCCATAG